The DNA region GTTGCGGCGCTGCGCGAGGGCCTCGAGGCCGGTGACGCGCCGGAAGGTCTTCACGAGCCCGGTCTTGGCCTGGACGTTCGTGAAGGAGAGGGCAGACGCGAGCAGCAGCAGCGCGGCGAGCGCGCTTCGGGCCTGTAACATGACCTACCTCGGAGCTGGCGTTGCAGCAGCTCACTGCACGCGGCGTGCCGCGGGAGAGCTTCGTTATCTGCGTGGAACTGCGGGGGACGCCCGGAGCATGGGGTCAGGTGACCCGGCCAGCCCGGCTCCGGGTCGGGCTGCTGCGGGTCGGCCTTGTTCGCCAGCGAGACCGCGCCGTATACTGCGCCCCTCGAATTTACCCCCGCTCCACGAGGTGCTGACCATGCCGCGAACCGTTCGTTGTGGGCTCATCCAGTGCGCGAACCCGGTGAACGACGAGTCGCGTCCGGTCTCCGAGATCCAGGAGGCCATGTTCCAGGCTCACCTGCCCTTCATCGAGGAGGCCGGCAAGAAGGGGGTGCAGATCCTCTGCCTGCAGGAGATCTTCAACGGCCCGTACTTCTGCCCGAGCCAGGACAAGCGCTGGTACGACGCCGCGGAGCCGGTGCCCGGCCCCACCGTCGAGCGCCTCGTTCCCTACGCGCGCAAGCACAAGATGGTGATCGTGGTGCCGGTCTACGAGCGCGAGATGGCCGGCGTCTATTACAACACGGCGGCCGTGCTCGACGCGGACGGGACCTACCTCGGCAAGTACCGCAAGCACCACATCCCGCACACCTCGGGCTTCTGGGAGAAGTACTTCTTCAAGCCCGGAAACCTCGGCTACCCCGTCTTCGACACCGCCTACGCCAAGGTCGGGGTCTACATCTGCTACGACCGCCACTTCCCCGAAGGGGCGCGCATCCTCGGCCTGCACGGGGCGGAGATCGTCTTCAACCCGTCGGCCACGGTGGCCGGCCTCTCGCAGTACCTCTGGAAGCTCGAGCAGCCCGCGCACGCGGTGGCCAACGGCTACTTCATGGGGTGCATCAATCGGGTCGGGACCGAGGCCCCGTGGGGGATCGGCAAGTTCTACGGCACGAGCTACTTCGTCGACCCGCGCGGCCAGATCGTCGCCGAGGGGAGCGAGGACCAGAGCGAGCTCATCACCGCCGAGCTGAACCTGGACACGATCGAGGAGGTGCGCCGCGTGTGGCAGTTCTTCCGGGACCGCCGCCCCGACGCCTACGAAGACCTGACCAAGCAGCTCCCGTAACCCGCGCCGAACAGGAAGGACGACCGCCGTGCCTGATAGCAAGCTGACCTCGCAGCAGATCCGCGACAAGCAGAAGGAGTTCCTCTTCCCCTGCGTGATCACCTATTACAAGGAGCCCCTGGTGATGGCCAAGGGGCAGGGGACGCGCCTCTGGGATCACGACGGCAAGGAGTACCTCGACTTCTTCGGCGGGATTTTGACCGTCTCGCTCGGACACTGCGAGCCGCGCGTTAACCAGCGCATCGCCCAGCAGGTGCTCGAGCTGCAGCACGTCTCGACGCTCTACCCGACGGCGCAGCAGGTCACGCTGGCCGAGCGGCTCGCGCACCTTACGCCGGGACGGCTGAAGAAGTGCTTCTTCACCAGCTCCGGCACCGAGGCCGACGAGACCGCGGTGCTCCTCGCCGAGCTGCACACCGGGAACCAGGAGCTCGTGGTGCTGCGGCACGCCTACGCCGGGCGCTCGATGCTGGCCATGAACATCACGGGGCACGCCCCCTGGCGGCTCGTCGCCTCGAAGGTGGCGACGGTCAAGCACCTCGCCGCGCCGTACTGCTACCGCTGCCCGTTCGGCCAGACCTATCCCGGCTGCGGGGTGCGCTGCGCGAAGGACCTCGAGGAGCTGATCAAGACCACGACCTGCGGGCGCATCTCGGCCTTCATGGCCGAGCCGATCCTCGGGGTCGGGGGCTTCATCACGCCGCCCCCCGAGTACTTCCAGATCGCCGTCGAGATCACGCGGAAGCACGGCGGGGTCTTCATCTGCGACGAGGTGCAGACCGGCTTCGGCCGCACGGGAGATCACTGGTGCGGGATCGAGCACTACGGGGTCGAGCCCGAGATCATGACCTTCGCCAAGGGGATCGCGAACGGCTCGCCGATGGGGGCGACGATCGCCACCCCCGAGGTGGCCGACTCCTTCAAGGGGCTCTCGATCTCCACCTTCGGCGGCAACCCGGTCTCGGACGCCGCGGCGCTCGGGACGATCGAGGTGATGGAGCAGGAAGAGATCCCGAAGCGGTCGCGGCGGCTCGGCGACAAGCTGCGTGCGGGGCTCGAGGCGCTGCAGAAGCGCTTCGACTTCATCGGCGAGGTGCGCGGCAAGGGGCTGATGCAGGCCATCGAGCTCGTGAACAGCCACCAGACCCGCGAGCCGGCGGCGGAGCGCACGAACGCGCTGATGGAGGCGTCGAAGGCGCGTGGCCTGCTCATCGGCAAGGGGGGGCTCCACGGCAACGTGCTGCGCATCGCGCCGCCGATGCTCATCGACGAGGCCGCGCTCGACGACGGGCTGAAGCGGCTCGGGGAGTCGCTCGCCGCGATCTAGTCCTTCCGTCGCGCGGAGGTGCGCGTTCATGCCCGCGACTCCGGTCCCCACGATCTCCTACGACGGCGTCGAGATCCCCGACTACGGGGAGCGGCTCTACCCCTACGGCATCCTCGAGGTCACGCGGCACTGCAACCTGCGCTGCAAGACCTGCTTCTTCTTTCAGGCCTTCGCGCACGAGGAGGGGGACGTCGCCGACGCCGAGCTCGTGGCCAAGCTCAAGGCCCTCGCGAAGCGGCACCGCATCAAGTTCATGTCCTGGGTCGGAGGCGAGCCGCTCCTCCGCAAGCGCGTGGTCGAGCACGCCGCCGAGATCGTCCCTGGCAACGTCATCTTCACCAACGGGACCGTAGCCCTCCCCGACTGGCCGGTGACCTTCGCCGTCTCGCTCGACGGGCTCGAAGAGGTCAACGACGCCATCCGGGGGACGGGGGTCTTCGAGCGCGCCCGTCGCACCATCGCCCAGGCTCCGCGCCGGGTGCTGGTGCAGACGGTGGTCTCGCGGCGAAACCTGGACGTCCTGCCCGCCTTCACCGACGAGCTCGCCGGCTGGCCCAAGGTGGCGGGGGTGATCTTCAGCATCTACGTGCCGCAGCAGGGGGACGCGAGCGGGCTGGCCTTCGAGCTCTCGGCGCGCGATGAGCTCCTCGATCGCCTCCTCGAGCTCAAGCGCCGGCACGGGGCCTTCGTGGTCAACGAGGAGGCCGCCCTCGACCTGGCGCGGCCGGCGACCTGTCGCGAGGTCACCGACCGCTGCGACATGCGCGAGAACTCGCTCGCGCTCGACTACCGCCTCGAGCGACGCACCCCGTGCTGCTACGGCGAGAAGGTGGACTGCGATCTCTGTGCGGCACCGACTCCCTTCAGCCTCGCCGCGCGCGCCCGGGGGCTCGTCTCCGGCACCGATCACCTGGCCGAGACGATCCGCCGACTCGGCCAGCGCTGACGCCACCGCTGCTGGTCACGCCCGCTCCACTGCACACGACAGGCAGCAGCCGCGTCGCGCGAGTATGTCGCGACGTTCCCCTTTCGGAGCGCTCCCGAAATCGAGTGTCGCGACGCTCGTCGAGTGGACCGCCACCTGCCAGGGAAAAACATCACAGCAAATCATTCCGGGGTCTTTGCCTTCCAGCAGCTGCTGGCCCTCTCCTTGCTATTTCGGCCCGTCGGAGCCTTTTCGTCGGCTTCGCGGTGACACGAACGACGGCGAACCGAGAGCCGGTTCGTCGACTGAGGAGGAGAGAGAGCCATGCTTCGAACGACAGCTACCCGCGGCGGCAAGCCGCGATGGACCCTGGGCCACGCCGTGGTGATCCTGGCCAGCGCCGCGACGTTGCTCTTGCCGGCGCTCGCGAACGCGCGGGCGGCCGAGCCCAACTGCCCGAACGGCGGACTCGTGGCCGCCGACGGTCGTCTGCAGGCGCAGCCGCTCCAGCAGGTGCTCGTACGCTCGTGGAACGGGCGGCGCCTGCCCCCGCAGCTCGTGGTGCAGCCGGTGCAGGTGGCGAACCCGCGTTTCCCGGCGCGCGCTCTGGACCCGATGGCGGTCTACCTGCGCGGCTGCCAGCCCGAGACGCGCATCAGCGTCGGGCGTCAGCGCACCTCGGCTGCGGCGCAGATCCCCGGAAGCGGTCGCATCGAGAGCTGCGACCAGGCGCGCGGGATCGCCGAGGCGGCGGCGCGCTACGTGAACGTGCTCGAGTTCGTCACGGGCAACGCGGGGATCAACGAGCCGGCCGTGCTCATCACGCACAACCCGCAGCACGTCTTCTGGCCGAACAGCATCTACAAGATCGAGGGGACCACGCGCGACGGTCAGCGCATCCCGACGGTCACCGGCCTCGTGGCGGGCCTTCCGCAGCAGCAGGAGACCCGCTTCGACCACTACACGCAGCGCCAGGAGAACTACCGCGTCTCGGGTGACCTCCTCCCGTCGGCTCGCGCGTGGCTGCGGCCGGGCAACCTCTACGCGAGCGAGCCCACGCAGAACCAGGCCCAGATCAACGAAGGTCGGGCTCTGCTCCAGTCCTCCGAGGAGAAGGCGAACCGCGCCCAGGAGCAGCAGGTGGCGTATGACGCCGAGTACGCCAAGGCACGTGCCCGGCAGCCCTACGACCAGAACATCGTCAACGCTTACCCGAACCAGATCCAGACGCTGCGCAACGAGGCCAACAACGAGCGCGCCCGCGGCCAGGCGGCGGTGCAGGAGGGCGAGCGCATTCGCGTGAACGTGCTCTCGCTCGCCGCGACTCCGGCCCACGCGGCGGTGACCCATGCCAACCGGCGCCTGCGCAACGAGAACGCCCCGCTCAACGTCGCGAACGGCGTCACCGAGGGGTACCACGGCTTCAGCATGCTCTCGGTGGGCGGGCTGGCCCGCGACCTCGTGGACACCACGGTGCGCTTCGGCGCGGTGGCCGGTCAGCAGAACGGCTCGGCCCGCACCGTCACCTGGCGCGTTCCCGACGGGGCGAACCAGCGCCACTCCTTCATCATGGAGGGCGTCCGGTACTTCGCCGTCCAGGTGGAAAACGAGCAGCAGCTGAACGACGCCGTGCAAGAGCGGTACTAGAAGGCTTCGCCCCTCCCTCCCTGGACCCGCCGGCTCGCGCGGGTCGTTCTCCAAGAAAAGTTAAGCAATTCAGCGCCTCTACAGGCGACGACCGTTCTCTGCAACGATCGGCCGCCTCGCGTTCTCACTTGGTGGGTCGGCGAGCGGCCGGCCCGTGTCACGATGCGCTCCGTGCAGGTGGATGACCCCCGATGGGCCACGAGCTGAAGGTGCTCCCGGGCGGCGAGGCCGCGATCGTCGAGGAGAAGCTACTCGACGACGACCTCATGCGCCTCGTGCGGCGCGGGGTGGAGTCGGCCTTCGCGGCGCTCATCCGAAGGCACCAGGCGCTCGTTCTGGGGTACGCCACGCGCTTTTTCGGGGACGGCCAGCTCGGACGCGAGGTCGCGCAGGAGGTGTTCCTCGTGGTGTGGGGCGAGCGCCAGAGCTACGAGCCGCAGGGCCGCTTCCGCTCCTACCTGATGACGCTGGCCCACCACCGCTGCCACGTCGTGGCCCGACAGCGGCGGAGCGGTGCCGCGAAGGTGGCAGCTCTTCAGGTGGAGGGGACGGCCCTGTCGGGCGGGGAGGAGGCCACGGCTCTCGGTCAGCTCCTCGCGGCGGAGCGGCAGGCGGAGCTCGCGCGCGCCCTGCTCGGGCTCGACGACAAGACCCGCGCGGCGCTGTCGCTGCGCTTCTCGGGCGAGCTCTCCTACGAGGAGATGTCGGCGGTGACCGGTCTTCCGGAAGGGACGCTCAAGGCGCAGGTCTGTCGCGGGTTGAGAAAGCTCCACGAGCGGCTGTTCGCCGAGGAGGGCCCATGAGCTGCGTGACGGTGGACCGGCTGATCCAGCACCTGGATGGCGAGCTGTCGGTGAACGACGCCCGGGGTCTGGAGGAGCACCTCGTCGGGTGCGCCGCGTGTCGGCGGCGGAGGGAGGAGCTGGCCGCGCTGGTGCGCGGGCTCGGGCCGGAGTCCCGCGAGGCGCAGGCGGAGGATCTGTCGGGCGCGGTGCTCGCGCGCGTCCGCGCCGGGGAGCGGGTGGAAGGACCCGAGCTGCGCGCTCGTACCGCCGGCGCGCGTGCGAGGCGGTGGATCCCGGTCGCGGTCGGGGGTGCCCTGGCGCTGGCCGCGGCGGCGCTCCTCGCCCTGCGCCTCCGGGAGCCGAGCCCGGGGCTACCGGGGGCCGGGTCGGGGAGCTTCTCGGTGCGCGGCGGCGGCTCGCTCGAAACCGAGCGCTGGCTTGCGCTGTGGGTCTACCGGCGGGTAGAAGGAACCCGGCGCTACGCGCCCGTGGAAGGACCGATCCGGAGCCACGAGCGACTCGTCTTCGGCGTGCGAAACGGGGAAGGACGTTATCGCCACCTGATGCTCGTGGCTGTGGACGCGACGGGGCAGGTCTATTGGTACTACCCGGCCTACGAGCACAAGGGGAGCGATCCGACGAGCATCCCCCTCGGGCGGGGCAGGGTGGAGTTGCCCGCCGAGATCGAGCACCGGCTGAGCCCCGGGCGCTTGCGGTTCTTCGCCCTCTTCTCGGTGGAGCCGCTCAAGGTCTCCGCGGTGGAGGCCGAGCTCCGGCGCGCGCGAGCGAGCCGGAAGGACCCGACCGCGCTCACGCGCCTCGAGCTTCCCGGGGTCGCGCAGCTCACGCGCGTCTTCGAGGTGCAGGGGGCGCGCGAGGGACCGTGAGAGCGGGTGCGCTCATCGTCCTCTCCCTCGTGGCTGCGGCGCTGGTCGCCGCGCGGCCCGGTTCCGTCGCCGCGGTGACCCCGACGCGTGCGCCGGCCCTCTTCGCGCTGGTCGTGGGCTACAACCGTGCCCCCGACCGCAGCCTGCCTTCCTTGCAGTACGCCGACGACGACGCGGTTCGCAACGTCGAGCTCCTGCGCTCCCTCGGGGCCGAGACGGTGCTGCTCACCGAGCTGGACCGCGCGACCCGCGAGCTCCATCCGGAGGCGAGGCCTACCGCGCCACGGCGGCCGGAGCTCGAGGCCGCGCTCGGGGCGCTGAACGAGCGCATCGCGGCGGCTCGGGCGAGCGGACGCCCGACGGTCTTCTACTTCTTCTACACGGGGCATGGGGACGTGCGGGACGGTGAGGGGTTCCTGCAGCTCGCCGACGGCGGCTTCACCCGTTCGGCGCTGCGACGGCTGCTCGCGGCCTGCCGCGCCCAGGTGATCCACGTGGTGGTGGACGCCTGCAAGTCGTACTTCGCGGTCTTCGAGCGCGGGCCGGGCGGGGTGCGGCGGCCGGCCGCGGGGTCCTTTCTGCCGCCCGATCCCGAGGTGCCGGCGCACGCGGGCTTCGTGCTCTCCACCTCGACCGCGAGCGACAGCCACGAATGGGAGGCCTTCCAGGGGGGAGTCTTCAGCCACGAGGTACGCTCGGCGCTTCGTGGGGCGGCGGATCTCGACGGGGATGGGCGCGTGACCTATGAGGAGGCGGCCGCGTTCATCTTCACTGCCAACCGCGCGGTGCCGAACGAGCGCTACCGACCGCGCTTCTTCGTGCGACCGCCGCGTGGCGCCTCCGCGACGGCCGCCGTGCTGAGCGACCTCCGTCGCGGAGCGGGACGGCGCCTCATCTTCGACGGACCGCGACGCAGCCACTTCACCGTCGAGGATGCCGCCGGAGTGCGTCTCGCGGACCTGCATCCCGGTACGAGCGCCGTGGCGCTGCTCGTGCCCGCCGTTGGCCAGCTCTACGTCCGCCGCCGCGGGAGCGGCGAGGAATACCTGCTCCCCGAGCGCTCGCCTGCCACGGTGCGGCTCTCGGGGCTCAGGAGCCAGCTCGCCACGGCCCGGGCCCGAGGGGCGGAGCACGAGGCCTTCCGGCGGCTCTTCCGGGACCCCTTCGACGGGGGCGCGCTGAGGAGCTATCGCGACCGCCCGGATGACAGCGCGGACGACCATCTGCCGCGTCGCCCCTGGCAGACGTGGGCGAGACCGGCGCTCCTCGGCGCTGCGCTGGCCACGCTCACGTCGGCGGGGATCCTGACCGGGCTCGGGCTGCGGGAGCGCGGGCGAACGGACGAGACAACCTCGCAGCTCGACCGGATGGACGCCAACCGACGCATCGCGCGCTTCAACGCGGCCGCGGTGAGCTGCTACGCGCTGGGGGGTGCGGCAGCCGTCGGATATCTGCTCTGGCAGCTCTGGCCGGCGCGTCCTCCGGCGATCACGGTGACCCCGGCCTTCGGCGCAGGGGGCGCGGGGCTGCAGCTCGAGGGGCGCTACTGATGCGACGTCTTCGGGCGCTCGCGCTGCCGGCGGCGCTCTCGGCCGCGCTCCTCGGGAGCTGCGTCCCCGAGCTGGCCCTCGAGGGGGCGCCGTGCCCCTGCGGGTCCGGTTACCAGTGCTGCGCCACGACGGGGCGCTGCGTGGCGGAGGGGGACTCGTGCAGCTCGCACTACCCGAGCTCTTCGAAGCGGCCGTGCGAGCGGGACGACGGGTGTCCCGCCGGGGAGGCGTGTCACGCCTGGCGGGTGCTCGAGGACGACGCGAGCGCCTTGCTCGGCCCCAAGGAGTGCCGGACCCGCTGCTCGTCGGCGCATCCGTGCGCTCCGGGAGAGGTCTGTCGTCTCGGCTTGCACGACGGCCGAGCCACCGGCGCGCTGCAGCTCGCGCTGCTCTGTACGCCCCAGAAAGAGGCCGCGGGGTGTCCGGCCACCGAGTGCACGAGCTGCGGCGGTGCGCAGCCCGGGAGCACCTTCTGTCAGGGGAGCGAGCTCCACGGCTGCCTGGTCTCGGCGCACCCGCTCTGCGGCGTCACCTGCCAGAGGACGAAGCTCGCGAGCTGCTATCGCTGCAGCGAGACGCCGGGAGGCGCCGCGTGCGAGCCGCCGCCGACGGGTATCTACGCGCTCTGCCGCGGCTACCCCTGCGCGGAGTGCCCGAAGGAGGGGGCCGCGTGCGCCGGGGAGGTGCTCCGGACCTGCCTGCGGGCCCAGGTGGCCGAGGTCCCCTGCCGCGAGCTCTGCCTCCCCGTCGAGCTCGGGCGCTGCGCCCGCGGGTGCGTCCCCGGCGCGAAGGGGGCGGCCGCCACCTGCGCCCCGTAGCGCGGCGCATCCACTTTTCCTGCAACCTCCCGGCGGCCCGCGTTCTTGCTCCGAGGACCCGAAAGGAGCGAGGCGCGATGGGTGCGACGAAGAAACTGGCTCTAGCTTGTACGACGATGGGCCTCTTGCTCGCCGGCTGTGGCGACGATGGCGCCACGGTGGCGCCGCGAGGAGAGGAGTATCTGGCCCGCGGGGGGCTGAAGGCCGATCAGTCCAACTCGTGCGTGGGGCAGTGCGGAGGCAAGGCCCCGGCCGGGTGCTTCTGCGACGCGGAGTGCGCCACGTTCGGTGACTGCTGCCCCGACAAGGTACGGGCCTGCGACAAGAAGCAGCCCTCGTGCAAGAAGAGCTGCGGCGGCCGCTCGTCCGACGGCTGCTGGTGCGACGCGAAGTGCAGCCTCTACGGAGATTGCTGCCCCGACCGGGATAGCCTTTGCCCCGCGCCTCCACCCCCGGCCTGCAGCTACTGCGACGGCAACAAGCGGTACGTGGCGAAGGACCCGAAGGCCTGCACGGTCATCAAGTTCACCTGCAACCCCGGGGAAGCGTATTTCGGGGATGCGTGCGGCTGCGGCTGCGAGACGAAGCCCGTCTGCAACTACGCCGACCCGGCGCGGCGGTACCTGGTCCAGGGGGTCAACGTGTGCGTGCAGCCGATGGTCGCGTGCAAGTCCGGCGAGGAATTCTTCAAGGACGAGTGCGGGGCCGGCTGCAAGACGCCCGCGGCCTGCGACTACACCAACCCGAAGCGGACCTGGGTCGCCAAGGACGCCAACAAGTGTATGGCGCTCCTCTTCGGTTGCCCCGACGGCGAGAAGGGCTTCGAGGACACCTGCGGGTGCGGCTGCGAGAAGCCGTAGCGCGCGCGTCCCGCCCACCGGGCGGTTCGTCGGCAGCGCGCTGTTTCAGTGCAAACGTCCGTGGGCGCTCACGATCTTTCCAACGCCCGTAGCGGGGCGCCTCTAGCCAGCCATGCGGGTTCGAGCCCCCGGCGGCGCGCAGACAAACCTCTGTGATGTCGACGGCGCCTTACCGGGCACGGCCGTTGCTCTGGGCCGGCCTCGGAGCACGCGGTCTTCGTGCCCGACGCTCCGAATCGCCAGCCCACGTCTCGTCACGCTTCGTGATGCCGTGGCCGGTCACAGCCTGAAGGAGGATCCCATGTCGCGCGCACGGCGCCTCGTTCCCGGACTTGCCGCACTGCTCTGCACCCTATCTCTCGCCACGGCGAGCCGCGCCGAGACCCCGGCGGCCGGCGGGGACTGGTTTTCCCTCGCCACGGAGCTGCACCAGGCAGCTCTCGGACTCAACGGGGCGGGTAACCGTCTCGACGGCGACGGGCTGCGGGTGATGGCCGCGTTCGAGCAGGCCGTGCTCGCCCTGCACCAGAAGCACATCGGCGAGCGCGTCGGAGACGAGGCCTTCGGCGCGGCCATCTCTCGCCTCCCGAGCGGCGCCACGGACGACCACGCCTTCGAGCGGCACACGCTGCTCCTGCAGGGCCTGAGCACGGCGTCGTTCGCCCTCGTGAACCCCCAAGTTGTCGACAACGCCTTCACGGTCGCGGCCATGTCGGTGCTCTCGTCGCTGGACCTGCTCAACACGGACCTGCCCAAGCTCACGGCCGAGCACCGCCAGCTCGCCCCGCGTGAGGGGCACCTCGGCAGCAAGGAGGCCGGACGGCTCCTCGACGTGCGCTCCAAGATGGCCCGGCTGCGCAAGGCCAGCGCCCAGTCGGCCGTGTTCGCGCTGGGCGATCTCCTCGGTGGCTCGCGCAACTTCTCCTTCGGTGCGCCCAAGCGTCCGGGGCAGGGCTTCTTCGCGAGGCTCCTGGCCGGCGGTCGTCGATAGGCGGGCTCGTTGCGCGCGCGCTACGCACGTGGCCCTGCCGCACCGTAAGGGCCGCACAGCGTGTCCGGGCACCGACGTATTCTCTCCGACTTACGCGCCGCCCGCCCGGTCCGAGGGGCGGGTGCTGGTGGTCCATTCCTTGCTGGCTGTGGCCCGTGGAGGCCAGAGCCATACGCCGAGCTCGTTCCCAGCTCCTGTGTCTGCCCCTCGCCGCGGCTCTCGCGGCGCTCGCGGGCTGCACCGGGGAGGCGCCGCGCGGAGAAGATGCCGGGCCTCTCCCGCCGTCCTGGCGATCTGCGGACGCCGCCGCGGTGCTGGCGGACGCCGCCGCGGTGCTGGCCGACGCCGCCGCCGGCCTCGCCGATGGTCCGGCGCGTCCGGGCGATGCCCGTGGGTCGCAGCCAGCCGACCTCTTCGACCTCGGGCACTGGAAGCTCCAGCTCCCCGGGCCCCGGGACGTCCAACCCCGAGAGCTGCTCGCGGGCTTTTCCGACGGGCACTTCTATCTCGACGGAGCGTCGAAGGAGCTCGTCTTTTCGCTCGACGCCGCGGAGAAGGGCTCGACCTCCAACTCGAGCTACGTGCGCTCGGAGCTGCGCGAGCAGCTCACGCCGAACAGCGACCGCCCCAACTGGAACGCCGCGAGCGGGACGCACGTCCTGACGGCTCGCTGCAAGGTCGTGCAGAACACCCTCTCGCCCAACAAGATCACGGTGCTTCAGATCCACGGGATCGGCTCGGACGGTCAGAGCGCCCCGCCGCTCACGCGGCTGGTCTTCGAGGACGGGGTCCTGCTCATCCGCTACAAGGCGGACAAGTCCGGCAACACGGAGAACAAGGTGAGCTGCGGCAGCTACTCGGGGTACGTGGACTACGAGGTGAAGGTCCAGGGGAGTCGCCTGATCGTGACCGTGAACGGCAGCGAGAAGCTGAACCGCGACATCTCGTACTGGACCTGGGACAACTACTTCAAGGCCGGCGCGTACCCGCAGGCCACGCAGGGGCGGGTCAGCGTGCAGTTCGCGAAGCTCTCCGTGGCCCACCTCTGACGCGGTGCCCCGACGTCCCGCGGCCCGCCGGGCGCTGACA from Deltaproteobacteria bacterium includes:
- a CDS encoding polysaccharide lyase family 7 protein encodes the protein MLADAAAVLADAAAGLADGPARPGDARGSQPADLFDLGHWKLQLPGPRDVQPRELLAGFSDGHFYLDGASKELVFSLDAAEKGSTSNSSYVRSELREQLTPNSDRPNWNAASGTHVLTARCKVVQNTLSPNKITVLQIHGIGSDGQSAPPLTRLVFEDGVLLIRYKADKSGNTENKVSCGSYSGYVDYEVKVQGSRLIVTVNGSEKLNRDISYWTWDNYFKAGAYPQATQGRVSVQFAKLSVAHL
- a CDS encoding aspartate aminotransferase family protein, whose product is MTSQQIRDKQKEFLFPCVITYYKEPLVMAKGQGTRLWDHDGKEYLDFFGGILTVSLGHCEPRVNQRIAQQVLELQHVSTLYPTAQQVTLAERLAHLTPGRLKKCFFTSSGTEADETAVLLAELHTGNQELVVLRHAYAGRSMLAMNITGHAPWRLVASKVATVKHLAAPYCYRCPFGQTYPGCGVRCAKDLEELIKTTTCGRISAFMAEPILGVGGFITPPPEYFQIAVEITRKHGGVFICDEVQTGFGRTGDHWCGIEHYGVEPEIMTFAKGIANGSPMGATIATPEVADSFKGLSISTFGGNPVSDAAALGTIEVMEQEEIPKRSRRLGDKLRAGLEALQKRFDFIGEVRGKGLMQAIELVNSHQTREPAAERTNALMEASKARGLLIGKGGLHGNVLRIAPPMLIDEAALDDGLKRLGESLAAI
- a CDS encoding zf-HC2 domain-containing protein, with the protein product MSCVTVDRLIQHLDGELSVNDARGLEEHLVGCAACRRRREELAALVRGLGPESREAQAEDLSGAVLARVRAGERVEGPELRARTAGARARRWIPVAVGGALALAAAALLALRLREPSPGLPGAGSGSFSVRGGGSLETERWLALWVYRRVEGTRRYAPVEGPIRSHERLVFGVRNGEGRYRHLMLVAVDATGQVYWYYPAYEHKGSDPTSIPLGRGRVELPAEIEHRLSPGRLRFFALFSVEPLKVSAVEAELRRARASRKDPTALTRLELPGVAQLTRVFEVQGAREGP
- a CDS encoding acyltransferase, which produces MPRTVRCGLIQCANPVNDESRPVSEIQEAMFQAHLPFIEEAGKKGVQILCLQEIFNGPYFCPSQDKRWYDAAEPVPGPTVERLVPYARKHKMVIVVPVYEREMAGVYYNTAAVLDADGTYLGKYRKHHIPHTSGFWEKYFFKPGNLGYPVFDTAYAKVGVYICYDRHFPEGARILGLHGAEIVFNPSATVAGLSQYLWKLEQPAHAVANGYFMGCINRVGTEAPWGIGKFYGTSYFVDPRGQIVAEGSEDQSELITAELNLDTIEEVRRVWQFFRDRRPDAYEDLTKQLP
- a CDS encoding sigma-70 family RNA polymerase sigma factor produces the protein MGHELKVLPGGEAAIVEEKLLDDDLMRLVRRGVESAFAALIRRHQALVLGYATRFFGDGQLGREVAQEVFLVVWGERQSYEPQGRFRSYLMTLAHHRCHVVARQRRSGAAKVAALQVEGTALSGGEEATALGQLLAAERQAELARALLGLDDKTRAALSLRFSGELSYEEMSAVTGLPEGTLKAQVCRGLRKLHERLFAEEGP
- a CDS encoding caspase family protein, whose translation is MRAGALIVLSLVAAALVAARPGSVAAVTPTRAPALFALVVGYNRAPDRSLPSLQYADDDAVRNVELLRSLGAETVLLTELDRATRELHPEARPTAPRRPELEAALGALNERIAAARASGRPTVFYFFYTGHGDVRDGEGFLQLADGGFTRSALRRLLAACRAQVIHVVVDACKSYFAVFERGPGGVRRPAAGSFLPPDPEVPAHAGFVLSTSTASDSHEWEAFQGGVFSHEVRSALRGAADLDGDGRVTYEEAAAFIFTANRAVPNERYRPRFFVRPPRGASATAAVLSDLRRGAGRRLIFDGPRRSHFTVEDAAGVRLADLHPGTSAVALLVPAVGQLYVRRRGSGEEYLLPERSPATVRLSGLRSQLATARARGAEHEAFRRLFRDPFDGGALRSYRDRPDDSADDHLPRRPWQTWARPALLGAALATLTSAGILTGLGLRERGRTDETTSQLDRMDANRRIARFNAAAVSCYALGGAAAVGYLLWQLWPARPPAITVTPAFGAGGAGLQLEGRY
- a CDS encoding radical SAM protein, which translates into the protein MPATPVPTISYDGVEIPDYGERLYPYGILEVTRHCNLRCKTCFFFQAFAHEEGDVADAELVAKLKALAKRHRIKFMSWVGGEPLLRKRVVEHAAEIVPGNVIFTNGTVALPDWPVTFAVSLDGLEEVNDAIRGTGVFERARRTIAQAPRRVLVQTVVSRRNLDVLPAFTDELAGWPKVAGVIFSIYVPQQGDASGLAFELSARDELLDRLLELKRRHGAFVVNEEAALDLARPATCREVTDRCDMRENSLALDYRLERRTPCCYGEKVDCDLCAAPTPFSLAARARGLVSGTDHLAETIRRLGQR